Genomic window (Sulfurovum sp. NBC37-1):
GAGTAGATATGAACAACCGTTGATACCAGTGTAACGACCGTCATCATAGTTACGGAGACCTGATCGACCACGAAACCGAACGGGATATGCAGGTCACCTGCGGAGATCCAGTCCATCATCGTGACATGTACTGGCATGCCTGTCGTTGCCACATAAAAAGCCAATATGGCAGAGGCCAGGAATGAGGTAAAGAGCAGCAGTGACGCCACAACACCGACAAAGGTCTGTCTCGGGCTCATTCCAAAGAGCGCAGCGAACATTGAACTTACAAACGGAGCAAACAATGCTATATATACTAAAGTTTCCATCATTACCCCTTCATACTTGCAAGATCGTCAAGATCGAGACTGCCATATCTTTTGTACAATACAATCAAGATACCAAGGCCCACAGCTACTTCACTTGCAGCAATCGCAATAATAAAGAATGCAAACATTTGGCCTGTCAGGTCATTGTAGTAGTGCGAGATCGCTGCAAATGCGATATTGACCGCATTGAGCATTACTTCAGTTGCGAAGAAAAGCATTAAAAGATTCCTTCTTCTCAATACACCCATCAACCCGATAGAGAAGATCAGTGCAGAGACGATAAGATAGTGAGATAAACCTATCATTTTGCATCCTTTTGTGTCAAGATTTCATCATCTACACTGGTGTCTTTAGTGAGACTCTGATCCATTTTTTTACCGGCAAGGATGATCCCTGCTATCATAGCTACAA
Coding sequences:
- the nuoK gene encoding NADH-quinone oxidoreductase subunit NuoK, giving the protein MIGLSHYLIVSALIFSIGLMGVLRRRNLLMLFFATEVMLNAVNIAFAAISHYYNDLTGQMFAFFIIAIAASEVAVGLGILIVLYKRYGSLDLDDLASMKG